A segment of the Sphingomonas kaistensis genome:
GCATGGCATGGATGACCGAGCCCGCGCCAAGGAACAGCAGCGCCTTGAAGAAGGCGTGGGTGAACAGGTGGAACATCGCCGACCCGTAGGCGCCGACGCCCGCGGCGAAGAACATGTAGCCGAGCTGCGAGCAGGTCGAATAAGCGATCACCCGCTTGATGTCGTTCTGGACCAGGCCGACCGTCGCCGCGAACAGGGCGGTGGCAAGGCCGACGTAGGTGACCACCGTCATCGCGGTCGGGCTCACCTCGAACATCGGCGACAAGCGGCAGACCATGAAAACGCCGGCGGTAACCATGGTCGCGGCGTGGATCAGCGCGCTGACCGGGGTTGGGCCTTCCATCGCGTCCGGAAGCCAGGTGTGGAGGCCAAGCTGTGCCGACTTGCCCATCGCGCCGACGAACAGCAGCAGGCAGAGCAGGGTCATGGTGTCGACCCGCATGCCGGCAAAGCCGATGGTCGAGCCCGCCATGTCCGGTGCCGCGGCGAGGATCGCCGGGATCGACACGGTGCCGAACACCAGGAAGGTGCCGAAGATTCCAAGGCTGAAACCGAAGTCGCCGACGCGGTTGACCACGAACGCCTTCATCGCGGCCGCGTTAGCCGAGGGCTTGTGATACCAGAAGCCGATCAGCAGGTAGGAGGCGAGACCGACCCCTTCCCAGCCGAAGAACATCTGGATCAGGCTGTCGGCGGTCACCAGCATCAGCATGGCGAAGGTGAACAGCGAGAGGTAGGCGAAGAAGCGAGGCTGGCTCGGATCCTCGTCCATGTAGCCCCAGCTGTAGAGGTGGACGAGGCTTGAGACGGTGGTGATTACCACCAGCATGACGGCCGTCAGCGTGTCGACGCGAAGACTCCAGTCGACCTGGAGGTTGCCCGAGCGGATCCATTCCAGCACCGGCACAACGGTTGCTTCGTTGGCGCCCGACATGAAGCCGAGGAAGATCGGCCAGCTCAGCGCGCAGCTGATGAACAGGGCGCCGGTGGTGATGGCCTTGGCCGGCACCTTGCCGATGACCCGCCCGCCCAGGCCCGCGACGAGCGCGGCCAGCAGCGGCAGGAAGACGATGAGGATGATCGAGGACTGCATGTTACCCGCGCATCTGGTCGGCGGCGTCGACCGCGATGGTCCCGCGGCGGCGGAAGAAGATCACCAGGATGGCAAGCCCGATCGCGGCCTCGGCGGCGGCGACGGTCAGCACGAACATGGCGAAGATCTGCCCCTTCATGTCGCCCAGGAAGGCGCTGAAAGCGACGAGGTTGATGTTGACGCTGAGCAGCAGCAATTCGATTGCCATCAGCATCAGGATGACGTTGCGGCGATTGAGGAAGATGCCGAGCACCCCGATCACGAACAGGATCGCCGACACGGTCAGATAATGCACCAGGCCGATCACAGCTCGATCCCCTTGCCGACGGGCTGATTGACGTTGCGCACAGCGTCCTGCGGGCGGCGGCCGATCTGACGGCTGGCATTCTGCCCGCGGGCGTCGCCGCGGCTGCGGTGGGTCAGCACGATCGCGCCGATCATCGCCACCAGCAGGATGAAGCCGGCAAGTTCGAACGGCAG
Coding sequences within it:
- the nuoK gene encoding NADH-quinone oxidoreductase subunit NuoK; the protein is MIGLVHYLTVSAILFVIGVLGIFLNRRNVILMLMAIELLLLSVNINLVAFSAFLGDMKGQIFAMFVLTVAAAEAAIGLAILVIFFRRRGTIAVDAADQMRG
- the nuoL gene encoding NADH-quinone oxidoreductase subunit L; protein product: MQSSIILIVFLPLLAALVAGLGGRVIGKVPAKAITTGALFISCALSWPIFLGFMSGANEATVVPVLEWIRSGNLQVDWSLRVDTLTAVMLVVITTVSSLVHLYSWGYMDEDPSQPRFFAYLSLFTFAMLMLVTADSLIQMFFGWEGVGLASYLLIGFWYHKPSANAAAMKAFVVNRVGDFGFSLGIFGTFLVFGTVSIPAILAAAPDMAGSTIGFAGMRVDTMTLLCLLLFVGAMGKSAQLGLHTWLPDAMEGPTPVSALIHAATMVTAGVFMVCRLSPMFEVSPTAMTVVTYVGLATALFAATVGLVQNDIKRVIAYSTCSQLGYMFFAAGVGAYGSAMFHLFTHAFFKALLFLGAGSVIHAMHHEQDMRYYGALRKEIPLTFWAMVLGTLAITGVGIIGVFGFAGFYSKDSILESAFASGSVHGTMAFFVGSFAALLTSFYSWRLIFLTFFGQARWAGSEHIQHAVHGDHHDHPDDEHGDSSHSTAKPVTGTAGYHPHESPWSMLVPLGVLSLGAVFAGFGFHHYFIEAEGGAEFWRGSLVFNEHLMHASHEVPLWVKLTPGIVMLIGLALAWNNYIRRPDTPAKWVAATGPIHAFLMNKWYFDEIYSFLFVRPSLALGRFFWKRGDVQTIDRFGPHGAAVAVGVGNRMTARLQSGYLNSYALVMLLGLVGAATWVMTR